The DNA region ACAACCGCCTCGTTCTTCTTTGTCCGAGGCAGCCCTGGACGCGTCACCGCTCCTCGGCCACTCCCTAACCGACAGCCTAATCCGGAGCCGCCGGTTCATACGGCGCACGCCGCCGCCTCTGCGCGGCGCCGCTCGGCTCCTCCGGCGCGCGAGCGGGCGGCGCATGATGCTCCGGGAGCCGTCGGTTCGGGTGAGGGAGAACGCGGCGGAGCAGTTGGAGGAGAGGCAGAGCGACTGGGCGTACTCGAAGCCGGTTCTGGTTCTGGATATGCTTTGGAACTTTGCGTTTATTGGGGTCGGGTTGGTGGTGTTGGGGCTGAGCGTGGAGGAGAGGCCGACTGTGCCGTTGAGGGTGTGGGTTGTTGGGTACGTGGTGCAATGTTTGTTTCATATGGGGTGTGTGATCGTTGAGTGTAAGAAACGACGCGAGGCGCGTTTGATGGGGTTGGAAGGAAGTGAGGTTTGGGAAAGTGGTGCGGATTTGAGTTTGAATTCGAGTTCGACTTCTGGGTCTGGGACTGATGGTGAAGATTATGGGATTGAGAATCGACAGGCTGAGGAAGAAACCAGGTTAGACTTTTTGACAacgttgtttttgttgttatttgctTCGATATATCTTTTGTTTAACGTGGGGCTTGGTGAAAACTTCATTTTGCGTTGAGAAAATTTGATGTTGTTTGGGGAAGAAGTAGATAGAAATGGTTTATGGGATTTGGGTGCTGTGTTATATGAAGTGGGTAGAAATGCCGTTCCTTTGCAATTTTCTGTTACTCATGTCATGGTGGCTACTATGCACAGGAATGAATTAAATTGTGAGTTTtactatattaaataataataatgtataaAGGAATAGTATTTGGGCCAATTTGGTGATCTTATTTACAGGATGGCAGTTAAAGTATAAAAGGTTTGAGCAGAGCCGAGTACAGTTACGAAAAATTGAATGCTGTTATAAACTAAACAATGCCGTATCTTATCTACTTGATAGTTTCAAGGGCTATAAGGAAAGGAGGTGAGACCTGGAGAGACAAAGGGGTTGGGATGAGAGTGTACTGTTCACTTTATAAATTTGTGTGACAGTTTTGAGTAATTAATTTAGACTTTCAGTAATCAGGATTTGGTTTCTGCACTATCcatttctaaaatttgaaacatCTTCCTCCCTCCCCTGCCATCCCAAATGCAAAGTTGAAGTGGAATACATTCTCTGAGCATATTGTTGAAAATGTCATTATGCTTCACATTAGTAAATAAACTTTGTTTGCTTATATCTAATAAATGTATGTGGATGAAACTGAATGCTTTGGCAGTGTTGTTAAGCATCTTGAGTCAGCAAATACGATGTTTTCATTTATCTGGTGGATTGTTGGATTCTATTGGGTAACCGCTGGAGGTCAAAGTTTGACACGTGATTCACCTCAGCTTTACTGGTGcgtttaaataaattttcttggATTCAGCAGCTTCTTTGAGCATTTATCTGCTTAgctttccttttctattttttcattgCTTATGGATGGGTCTATTTTGCAGGCTTTGTATTACATTTCTTGCTTTcgatgttgtctttgttttgatATGCGTCGCCGTTGCATGTCTTGTTGGAATTGCTGTTTGCTGCTGTCTACCATGCATAATCACAATCTTGTATGTTGTGACGGATCAGGTAGAAAACGATGAATGCTTCTGTTATATTCACTTAATTTAGTCTAATTATTCAATCCAACTTGTAACCTTTTGGTGTTTGTAAAATTCTAATTGCTATTCTGGTTGTGAAATGGTAGAACTTTTAATAGAATTGAATGGCGAATCCACATGTTCACAAACCCTTGTTAGTATACTTGTATGATTTGATGATTGTTAGAAAATTTTCCTCATGTTCTTGTTTCATGatagaaaattttcatatagGTGGAGCTTTTCCTAACTTCCTCTGAGTATGAGGAACATTCACAATAGAAAGTGTACTATGTATTTggtgggtttctttttttgttatgtgTGCTTTTGTCTGATCATTCTGAAGAAAGCATTCCAACTAATTCAAAATCCTAGTGGTTATCTGCGTTTGTTTCATAAGTTGCAAACTAAACTTAATTCTCccttatgattttctttttggagtcagtttttggaatatttatttagattttattgcAAGCTTCACTCTACTTGCTGCGTTCCAATGCATTGGGATCTTTAAACAAAGAATTATGTCAAATTGAAAGGATTATTCTGAATTAAAGTTTGAAGGATGCCCTGGAAAGGCATGATGGATGGGACACAGTTAGTGAACATTGTTGTTTGAAGCAGGGGATATCATTCCTTGTGATTCATTGTGATGAGGTTCTAATTACAAAGTTTGACCATAAGGGATCtatgttttaattttgcttGGGCACTTACAAATTTATGCATGAATATGTATTCTTCCATCCGCACTAGGCATTGGGTATTTCACATTTGACTTCATTTCATCTTTTATATGTGAACAGGAAGGAGCAACAGAGGAGGAAATTGATCAATTCCCAAAGTATAAATTCCGAAGCATAATTGATTTTGAGAAAGTTAATGGTGAGATTCAAGAATCTTTTGGAGGAATGATGATTGAGTGCGACACAGATACTCCCATTGAACGTGTTCTGTCCCAAGAGGATGCTGTAAGTTACACTTTGTGGtttatatatgtctaatatTTGGAATATGTCTTGTATGACATCCTTGAAAATAGCTTCACAACTGTCAAAAAGGGTTGGACTTATGGCCATTTTTTCTGAATAatactattttaaaaatcattttgttAATTAGGAGTTAGGAC from Castanea sativa cultivar Marrone di Chiusa Pesio chromosome 6, ASM4071231v1 includes:
- the LOC142641570 gene encoding E3 ubiquitin-protein ligase At1g63170, translating into MQDSNTQPPRSSLSEAALDASPLLGHSLTDSLIRSRRFIRRTPPPLRGAARLLRRASGRRMMLREPSVRVRENAAEQLEERQSDWAYSKPVLVLDMLWNFAFIGVGLVVLGLSVEERPTVPLRVWVVGYVVQCLFHMGCVIVECKKRREARLMGLEGSEVWESGADLSLNSSSTSGSGTDGEDYGIENRQAEEETSVVKHLESANTMFSFIWWIVGFYWVTAGGQSLTRDSPQLYWLCITFLAFDVVFVLICVAVACLVGIAVCCCLPCIITILYVVTDQEGATEEEIDQFPKYKFRSIIDFEKVNGEIQESFGGMMIECDTDTPIERVLSQEDAECCICLSSYDDGTELRELPCNHHFHCICIDKWLHINATCPLCKFNILKPVNQSGSEDV